Proteins co-encoded in one Haladaptatus sp. ZSTT2 genomic window:
- a CDS encoding transcription factor S: protein MEFCDECGSMMRAEDGEWVCSQCDFTKLKDANKNYVLTESQEVSEIVDVSDAEDRGLPTTKVHCPQCENDEAYWYMQQIRSADESETRFFVCTNCEHRWREDDH from the coding sequence ATGGAATTCTGCGACGAATGTGGCTCGATGATGCGCGCAGAGGACGGCGAATGGGTGTGCAGTCAGTGTGACTTCACAAAACTCAAAGACGCGAACAAAAACTACGTCCTCACCGAGAGTCAGGAGGTCTCAGAGATTGTCGACGTGAGCGACGCCGAAGACCGTGGCCTCCCGACCACGAAGGTGCACTGCCCACAGTGTGAGAACGACGAAGCCTACTGGTACATGCAGCAGATTCGGTCGGCAGACGAAAGCGAGACGCGCTTTTTCGTCTGTACCAACTGCGAACACCGATGGCGCGAAGACGACCACTGA
- a CDS encoding PUA domain-containing protein: MSNAGERADLRTIADYQFGAGAGEGLFAGDIAIERSSNGRPQQIRVEGERIVSFGLDGRFTLGARGGRRLRDALPAPQARVVVGDESEPFVRDGKNVFAKFVSDVDPEIRPGDEVLVVHKTGSLLAVGRAELSAAAMRDFETGMAVKVRHGASEQ, encoded by the coding sequence ATGAGTAACGCAGGCGAGCGTGCGGACCTCCGCACCATCGCAGACTATCAGTTCGGCGCGGGCGCAGGCGAGGGGCTCTTTGCGGGCGACATCGCAATCGAGCGCTCCAGCAACGGCCGCCCTCAGCAGATTCGCGTTGAGGGCGAGCGCATCGTCTCGTTCGGTCTCGACGGCCGATTTACCCTCGGCGCCCGCGGCGGTCGTCGCCTCCGTGACGCTTTGCCTGCGCCACAGGCCAGAGTCGTCGTCGGAGACGAGAGCGAGCCGTTCGTCCGCGACGGCAAGAACGTGTTCGCAAAGTTCGTGAGCGACGTAGACCCCGAAATTCGCCCCGGCGACGAGGTGCTCGTGGTACACAAAACCGGTTCCCTGCTTGCGGTCGGGCGCGCAGAGCTGTCGGCAGCGGCCATGCGCGACTTCGAGACGGGGATGGCGGTCAAAGTCAGACACGGCGCGTCAGAGCAGTAG
- the dapB gene encoding 4-hydroxy-tetrahydrodipicolinate reductase: MTRVAVTGATGRMGQEVIALARDRDDVELVFAVSRDPEDVAMDVTLEADDALPALLEEHQPDVLVDFTVPESSVEYVTACAEAGVAVVVGTTGFSEEQYAALETASESVPVLESSNFARGIQALLNVVDEAVAALPDYDIELVETHHNAKRDAPSGTANMLLDRIDEQRDLTRVYGREGDAPRADDEVGVLVRRAGNIRGEHEVLLAGNDEVVTLTHRAESRGVFAAGALDAAVWVAPRDAGWYDFADVIGDAQ; the protein is encoded by the coding sequence ATGACGCGGGTTGCGGTCACCGGTGCGACGGGCCGGATGGGACAGGAGGTCATCGCGCTCGCGCGCGACCGTGACGACGTTGAACTCGTCTTCGCCGTGAGCCGCGATCCAGAAGACGTCGCGATGGACGTGACGCTCGAAGCAGACGACGCCCTGCCCGCCTTGCTCGAAGAACACCAACCCGACGTGCTCGTAGACTTCACCGTCCCCGAGTCGTCGGTCGAATACGTCACCGCCTGTGCGGAGGCGGGCGTCGCCGTCGTCGTCGGGACGACCGGATTCAGTGAAGAACAGTACGCCGCGCTCGAAACGGCGAGCGAATCGGTTCCAGTCCTCGAATCCTCGAACTTCGCCCGTGGGATTCAGGCGTTGCTCAATGTCGTAGACGAGGCCGTTGCGGCCCTGCCCGACTACGACATCGAACTCGTCGAAACCCACCACAACGCAAAGCGCGACGCGCCAAGCGGGACGGCGAACATGCTTTTAGACCGCATCGATGAACAACGCGACCTCACTCGCGTGTACGGCCGCGAGGGAGACGCCCCGCGTGCAGACGACGAAGTCGGCGTCCTCGTGCGACGAGCGGGCAACATTCGCGGGGAACACGAGGTACTCCTTGCTGGGAACGATGAGGTAGTCACACTCACCCACCGCGCGGAAAGCCGCGGGGTGTTCGCCGCCGGCGCGCTCGATGCGGCCGTGTGGGTCGCCCCACGCGACGCTGGCTGGTACGACTTTGCAGACGTAATTGGAGACGCTCAATGA
- a CDS encoding DUF7096 domain-containing protein gives MTLGKNLAVLLAAILVIGGAAPVLALPFDASGVAASASAQQAAENDSNVSVTVGAQLSTVMATTGDSLQTEFDDEVFESQVGEANASTQARIVAKRIERLDARAADIRAAYERVTAQYEAGDLTRAQYAQRLAMLNARAENVLRSIEQTETRVERLSGLDLSAVGVNQSTLDGAATDLEPLTGPGASALHKRFVGEGTGNVHLETDNGLTIRVEDGDTDRSRTTKHQRDDDNSVSITQQEALDAARDALRGPADGWRLTKSSVNERRGFYRFEFRLDTATGAGTATVLVDASTGTVFSLDESLKRGNGADDKRQEELALVVAQGTAAPGQEVTIQAFSNGEVAGDVAILVNGERVGTTNADGQLTLTLPEEDVTITGVRGDAEGELEFDFNTKNQRDSVFRDLDATATVENGVATVTILYNDKPVPGALVFAEGREVGRTNADGTVEFATDATDTLDIEVAKGKLGAAFTFVIENGTATLDGGARESDKTDEPTTRPASDSRETDSTTTPETTTDAPDTVTQDPIGGNVTDDPTNATDEVVTAVRNTSENVTDGGTDTSVTA, from the coding sequence ATGACACTGGGGAAGAACCTCGCTGTGCTCCTCGCCGCGATACTCGTCATCGGAGGAGCCGCCCCTGTGCTGGCTCTCCCATTCGACGCAAGCGGTGTTGCTGCGAGTGCGAGTGCCCAGCAAGCGGCGGAAAACGATTCGAACGTGTCTGTTACTGTTGGTGCCCAACTCTCGACAGTGATGGCCACGACGGGCGATAGCCTCCAAACTGAGTTCGATGACGAAGTGTTCGAGAGTCAAGTAGGCGAGGCGAACGCGAGCACTCAGGCTCGAATCGTCGCCAAACGCATCGAGCGACTCGACGCGAGAGCAGCGGACATCCGGGCAGCGTACGAACGAGTGACGGCGCAGTACGAAGCAGGCGACCTCACCCGCGCACAGTACGCCCAGCGGCTTGCCATGTTGAACGCGCGCGCCGAGAACGTCCTGCGGAGCATCGAACAGACCGAAACCCGCGTCGAACGGCTTTCGGGCCTCGACCTTTCTGCGGTGGGTGTAAATCAGAGCACGCTCGACGGAGCGGCGACCGACCTCGAACCGCTCACCGGGCCGGGGGCGTCCGCGCTCCACAAGCGGTTCGTCGGTGAAGGTACCGGCAACGTCCACCTCGAAACGGACAACGGGCTGACCATCCGGGTCGAAGACGGCGACACCGACCGCTCACGGACGACGAAACACCAGCGAGACGATGACAACAGCGTCTCTATCACTCAGCAAGAGGCGCTTGACGCCGCGCGCGACGCCCTTCGCGGCCCAGCAGACGGCTGGCGGCTCACCAAATCGAGCGTGAACGAACGCCGCGGGTTCTACCGCTTCGAATTCCGACTCGACACGGCGACTGGCGCTGGAACGGCGACCGTACTCGTAGACGCCTCAACCGGGACGGTGTTCTCGCTCGATGAATCGCTCAAACGCGGGAACGGAGCTGATGACAAACGCCAAGAAGAACTCGCGCTCGTCGTCGCACAGGGAACGGCCGCGCCCGGTCAAGAAGTGACGATTCAAGCGTTTTCGAACGGCGAGGTGGCCGGTGATGTCGCCATCTTGGTGAACGGCGAGCGGGTGGGGACGACGAATGCAGACGGACAACTCACGCTCACGTTGCCCGAAGAAGACGTGACTATCACAGGCGTCCGCGGTGATGCAGAAGGCGAACTCGAATTCGATTTTAATACCAAGAACCAACGCGACTCGGTTTTTCGTGATTTAGATGCCACAGCCACCGTCGAAAATGGCGTTGCGACGGTGACCATACTCTACAACGACAAACCCGTTCCGGGCGCACTCGTTTTCGCTGAGGGCCGCGAGGTTGGCCGGACGAACGCAGACGGCACGGTGGAGTTTGCGACTGACGCCACAGACACCCTCGACATCGAAGTTGCGAAAGGAAAGCTCGGCGCGGCGTTCACGTTCGTCATCGAAAACGGCACGGCGACGCTCGACGGCGGTGCCCGAGAGAGCGATAAAACGGACGAGCCGACCACCAGACCCGCATCTGACTCCCGTGAAACCGATTCGACAACCACGCCGGAGACGACCACTGACGCCCCGGACACCGTGACGCAAGACCCGATTGGCGGAAACGTCACCGACGACCCGACCAACGCGACTGACGAGGTGGTGACGGCGGTTCGGAATACCTCGGAAAATGTGACCGACGGCGGCACCGACACGTCGGTGACGGCCTGA
- a CDS encoding nascent polypeptide-associated complex protein: MFGGGGLNPRKMKQMMKQMGIEVEDIDAEEVIIRTKDEDLVFTDADVQQMDAQGQKTYQIVGEPESRPRGAGDSTPAVEGDAVAEEDASTEVEIPDSDVEIVAQRTGASATEARDALEAENGDLAAAISRLE; this comes from the coding sequence ATGTTTGGAGGAGGCGGACTCAACCCGCGCAAGATGAAGCAGATGATGAAACAGATGGGCATCGAAGTCGAAGACATCGATGCAGAAGAGGTCATCATCCGAACGAAAGACGAAGACCTCGTGTTCACTGACGCCGACGTCCAGCAGATGGACGCTCAGGGCCAGAAAACCTACCAGATCGTTGGCGAGCCAGAATCCCGCCCACGCGGTGCGGGCGACAGTACGCCAGCGGTCGAAGGTGACGCCGTGGCCGAAGAAGACGCGTCCACCGAGGTGGAGATTCCTGACTCGGACGTCGAAATCGTCGCCCAGCGAACGGGCGCAAGCGCCACCGAGGCCCGCGACGCACTCGAAGCGGAAAACGGCGACCTCGCCGCCGCAATCTCCCGGTTAGAGTGA
- a CDS encoding TVP38/TMEM64 family protein has translation MLRVAAFVLFFAALLLVSRQALPLFANPEYARTLIAGYGSLAPLVFIALQIAQVVIAPIPGQAMGVVSGYLFGAALGTLYSVIGAAIGSFLAAGIARRFGRPYVTRVVHPDTLARFDGVTDRRGAAGLFLAFLVPGLPDDAICFVAGLTRLSLSRIVLIAILGRAPSLLLTNLVGAELASRNLATAAILGVLVLALSIFGYANREALAAWVAGDGS, from the coding sequence GTGCTTCGTGTAGCCGCCTTCGTGCTCTTTTTTGCCGCCCTCCTCTTGGTGAGTCGACAGGCACTCCCGCTGTTCGCAAACCCGGAGTATGCTCGCACGCTCATCGCAGGCTACGGCTCGCTCGCGCCGCTCGTCTTCATCGCCCTCCAAATCGCGCAGGTCGTCATCGCTCCCATCCCCGGGCAGGCGATGGGCGTGGTGAGTGGCTACCTCTTTGGCGCGGCCCTCGGCACGCTCTACAGCGTGATTGGCGCGGCCATCGGGAGCTTTCTCGCCGCGGGCATCGCCCGGCGGTTTGGCCGCCCCTACGTCACCCGTGTCGTCCACCCGGACACGCTCGCTCGGTTCGACGGTGTTACCGACCGCCGGGGCGCAGCGGGCCTGTTTCTCGCCTTTCTGGTTCCCGGCCTGCCAGATGACGCCATCTGTTTCGTCGCCGGACTCACTCGGCTCTCGCTGTCGCGTATCGTCCTCATCGCCATTCTCGGGCGCGCCCCGTCGCTCTTGCTCACGAATCTGGTGGGCGCGGAACTCGCCAGCAGGAATCTTGCGACGGCGGCGATACTCGGCGTGCTGGTGCTCGCGCTCTCAATTTTCGGCTACGCGAATCGTGAGGCGCTCGCCGCGTGGGTCGCAGGCGACGGGAGTTAG
- a CDS encoding methyltransferase domain-containing protein, which produces MTVLLVHGSREYLREPGDELQTDLGVLQIPEDVEPGQTLYTHLDEPFTVRRMRGPDLFNHLERTGAPMLPRDIGLIVGTVGLAADDTVLDAGTGTGILSAYMGRMGADVTTFERNEEFAAVARQNMQMAGVADTVSVRTGDITDNLDDLGEFDVLTLDTGDAAAVVAHAPDLLESGGFVAIYSPFVEHTRDAVEAAREAGLSDIETIETIQRKMDFDERGSRPSTKGVGHTGYLTFARNS; this is translated from the coding sequence GTGACCGTCCTACTGGTACACGGCTCTCGTGAGTACCTGCGCGAGCCGGGCGATGAGTTACAAACAGACCTCGGCGTGCTGCAAATTCCGGAAGACGTAGAACCCGGCCAGACGCTCTATACGCACTTAGATGAGCCGTTCACCGTCCGCCGGATGCGCGGCCCCGACTTGTTCAACCACTTAGAGCGGACGGGCGCGCCGATGCTCCCGCGCGACATCGGCCTCATCGTCGGCACCGTGGGCCTTGCCGCAGACGACACCGTCCTCGATGCGGGTACGGGCACCGGCATCCTCTCTGCGTACATGGGTCGCATGGGCGCAGACGTGACGACCTTCGAGCGAAACGAGGAGTTCGCAGCGGTTGCGCGCCAGAACATGCAGATGGCAGGCGTCGCGGACACGGTTTCCGTGCGAACCGGCGACATCACCGACAATCTGGACGACCTTGGCGAGTTCGACGTACTCACCCTCGACACGGGCGATGCCGCAGCCGTCGTGGCGCACGCCCCGGACCTGCTCGAAAGCGGCGGGTTCGTCGCTATCTACTCGCCGTTCGTCGAACACACGCGCGATGCGGTCGAGGCCGCCCGCGAGGCTGGCCTCAGTGACATCGAGACAATCGAGACTATCCAGCGCAAGATGGACTTCGACGAACGCGGCTCGCGGCCCTCGACGAAAGGCGTCGGGCACACGGGCTATCTCACGTTCGCAAGAAACAGCTAA
- a CDS encoding M20 family metallopeptidase, with protein MAFDPESFLETAVQTPSTEDVSAMRELLVSTIEAEGFDVRVDDAGNTISTRDGDEPGTHVVLNTHIDTVPPHVEFSRDGDIIRGRGSCDAKGPLTALLVAFFNTNVARGKLTLAITPDEEVLSLGAAALDISADAYIVGEPTNLDVCNAAKGRFEGTITVHGDNAHAAEPQSGKNAVSGAGQVLRALETFLERDDAPPVHPELGAATLTPTMIDGGTASNQVPAECRITVDRRSVPPETADSFTTSLEAHLREHVPDFECTFALTERPTPFLEAFETDDDGKLAQTLAAASGGDIRPFSAATEASYFATDAPTVVFGPGVLADDEGAVAHAPREYVRFAEVEAAGAAITETVASFLS; from the coding sequence GTGGCGTTCGACCCCGAATCATTTCTCGAAACTGCGGTACAGACACCCTCAACCGAGGATGTGTCTGCGATGCGTGAGTTGCTCGTTTCGACCATCGAAGCCGAAGGCTTTGACGTGCGCGTAGACGACGCGGGCAACACCATTTCCACACGCGACGGCGACGAACCCGGGACACACGTCGTCCTCAATACCCACATCGACACCGTCCCGCCGCACGTCGAGTTCTCGCGCGACGGCGACATCATCCGCGGGCGCGGGTCGTGCGACGCGAAGGGGCCGCTCACCGCCCTTCTCGTCGCGTTTTTCAATACCAACGTAGCGCGCGGCAAACTCACCCTCGCCATCACACCCGACGAGGAAGTGCTGTCGCTCGGCGCGGCCGCCCTCGACATTTCAGCAGACGCCTACATCGTTGGCGAACCCACCAACCTCGACGTGTGCAACGCGGCGAAAGGCCGCTTCGAGGGGACGATTACCGTCCACGGCGACAACGCCCACGCCGCAGAGCCACAGTCGGGGAAAAACGCCGTCTCCGGGGCGGGGCAAGTGCTTCGTGCGCTCGAAACGTTCCTCGAACGCGACGACGCCCCGCCGGTGCATCCCGAACTCGGCGCAGCGACGCTCACGCCCACGATGATTGACGGCGGAACCGCGTCGAATCAGGTTCCTGCCGAGTGTCGCATCACCGTCGACCGCCGGAGCGTCCCGCCCGAAACCGCAGACTCGTTCACAACCTCGCTCGAAGCCCACCTCCGCGAACACGTCCCCGACTTCGAGTGTACGTTCGCGCTCACCGAGCGCCCGACGCCGTTTCTCGAAGCGTTCGAGACCGACGACGACGGCAAACTGGCGCAGACGCTCGCGGCCGCGTCGGGTGGCGACATCCGCCCGTTCTCGGCGGCGACCGAAGCGTCCTACTTCGCCACAGACGCGCCGACGGTCGTGTTCGGCCCCGGCGTGCTCGCAGACGACGAGGGCGCAGTTGCCCACGCGCCGCGCGAGTACGTCCGCTTCGCAGAGGTCGAAGCAGCGGGTGCCGCCATCACCGAAACCGTCGCGTCGTTCCTCTCCTAA
- a CDS encoding 2,3,4,5-tetrahydropyridine-2,6-dicarboxylate N-succinyltransferase produces MSLQATIETLWQRKQDGLTAADVGDAELAELDAFLEALEAGEIRAAEKRGGSWEANEWVKQGILLNFGLRNTEPRTYGDVTYHDVLPLRDTSDLLEKGTRNTPDGTVIRRGAYIGSNAILMSPAYVNIGAHVGDGTLVDSCDTVGSCAQIGENVKLGANTLIGGVLEPVENAPVIVEDGVSLGAGCRVTSGFVVGENSIVGENTLLTPRIPVYDLVSEEVIYGELPANRRAFTRFVESSIGDHDLFAGGAYKPAVVATDIEATTLEATAREEALRE; encoded by the coding sequence ATGAGCTTACAAGCGACAATAGAAACCCTGTGGCAACGAAAGCAAGACGGACTGACGGCCGCCGACGTCGGCGACGCCGAACTCGCAGAACTCGACGCGTTCTTAGAAGCGCTCGAAGCCGGTGAGATTCGCGCCGCCGAAAAGCGCGGCGGCTCGTGGGAGGCAAACGAGTGGGTCAAGCAGGGCATCCTGCTGAACTTCGGTCTCCGTAACACCGAACCGCGCACCTACGGCGACGTGACCTACCACGACGTGCTCCCGCTGCGCGACACGAGCGACCTGCTGGAGAAGGGCACGCGCAACACGCCGGACGGGACGGTCATCCGCCGCGGCGCGTACATCGGCTCGAACGCGATTTTGATGAGTCCGGCCTACGTCAACATCGGCGCGCACGTCGGTGACGGCACCCTCGTCGACTCCTGTGACACCGTTGGCTCCTGTGCCCAAATTGGCGAGAACGTCAAGCTCGGCGCGAACACGCTCATCGGCGGCGTCTTAGAACCCGTCGAGAACGCGCCCGTCATCGTCGAAGATGGCGTCTCGCTCGGTGCGGGCTGTCGGGTGACCTCCGGGTTCGTCGTCGGTGAGAACTCGATTGTGGGCGAAAACACACTGTTGACCCCGCGTATCCCCGTCTACGACCTCGTCTCTGAGGAAGTCATCTACGGCGAACTGCCCGCAAACCGCCGCGCCTTTACGCGCTTTGTCGAGTCCTCGATTGGCGACCACGACCTGTTTGCCGGCGGGGCGTACAAGCCAGCCGTCGTGGCGACGGACATCGAGGCGACCACGCTCGAAGCGACCGCCCGCGAGGAGGCACTGCGCGAATGA
- the dapA gene encoding 4-hydroxy-tetrahydrodipicolinate synthase, producing the protein MTDQTFSGVFPAMVTPFADDLSIDFDQLAADAQRLEEAGVDGLVPVGTTGESATLTHDEHIEVIECVVDAVSDVPVIAGSGSNSTREAVSLSHRAADAGADALLLISPYYNKPEPAGMEEHFRTVADEVDLPQIIYNVPSRTGRNIAVQTAVNLASHPNILGYKAASGDLNRVGEVLEKTQDEDFAVLSGDDGLTLPMISMGATGTISVAGNVEPERTCAMVGAALDGDYEMARELHYELGPLFRALFIETNPIPINEALAIRGHGTGAMRPPLSRMGEKNLDALREVLADLQDAEAPLAR; encoded by the coding sequence ATGACAGACCAAACATTCAGTGGCGTGTTCCCCGCGATGGTCACGCCGTTCGCAGACGACCTGAGTATCGACTTTGACCAACTTGCAGCAGACGCCCAGCGACTCGAAGAAGCTGGCGTAGACGGCCTCGTTCCCGTCGGGACGACTGGCGAGAGCGCGACGCTGACCCACGACGAACACATCGAGGTCATCGAGTGCGTCGTCGATGCCGTCTCCGACGTGCCCGTCATCGCTGGCTCCGGCTCGAACTCGACCCGAGAAGCCGTCTCGCTCTCACACCGCGCGGCGGACGCGGGCGCAGACGCCCTCTTGCTCATCTCGCCGTACTACAATAAGCCGGAACCGGCGGGCATGGAAGAACACTTCCGGACGGTTGCAGACGAGGTTGACCTTCCACAGATTATCTACAACGTCCCGAGCCGCACCGGGCGAAACATTGCGGTACAAACCGCCGTCAACCTCGCCAGCCACCCAAACATCCTCGGCTACAAGGCCGCAAGCGGCGACCTGAATCGGGTCGGTGAAGTGTTAGAGAAGACCCAAGACGAGGACTTCGCGGTGCTCTCCGGTGACGACGGCCTCACGCTCCCGATGATTTCGATGGGCGCGACCGGCACCATCAGCGTCGCCGGAAACGTCGAACCAGAGCGCACCTGCGCGATGGTCGGCGCGGCACTCGACGGCGACTACGAGATGGCCCGCGAACTCCACTACGAACTCGGGCCACTGTTCCGCGCGCTGTTCATCGAGACCAACCCGATTCCAATCAACGAAGCGCTCGCCATCCGCGGGCACGGCACGGGTGCGATGCGCCCGCCGCTGTCGCGCATGGGCGAGAAGAACCTCGACGCACTCCGTGAGGTGCTCGCAGACTTACAAGACGCGGAGGCACCGCTCGCCCGATGA
- a CDS encoding LabA-like NYN domain-containing protein has protein sequence MGIHHTGQRVALLVDAQNLYHSAQSLYSRNIDYTTLLNEAVDGRRLTRAIAYVIRADSPDEESFFDALNDIGFETKIKDIQTFADGSKKADWDVGMSLDAVTLAPHHDTLVLCTGDGDFSRLCSHVRHQGCRVEVMAFKESTSESLINAADSFTDFSENRDDFLL, from the coding sequence ATGGGTATTCACCATACGGGCCAGCGCGTCGCCCTTCTCGTTGACGCGCAGAATCTCTATCACTCCGCACAGAGCCTCTATTCACGGAATATCGACTATACGACGCTTCTCAACGAGGCGGTCGATGGCCGCAGACTTACCCGGGCGATTGCGTACGTGATTCGGGCAGATTCCCCAGACGAAGAGAGTTTTTTTGATGCACTGAACGACATCGGTTTTGAGACGAAAATCAAGGACATCCAAACGTTCGCAGACGGCTCGAAAAAGGCCGACTGGGACGTTGGCATGAGTTTAGACGCGGTCACCCTCGCGCCACACCACGACACGCTCGTGCTCTGTACCGGCGACGGTGACTTCAGCCGCCTTTGTTCGCACGTCCGCCATCAGGGCTGTCGCGTCGAGGTGATGGCGTTCAAAGAATCGACCTCGGAGTCACTCATCAACGCCGCAGACTCCTTTACTGACTTCAGCGAAAATCGAGACGACTTCTTGCTTTAG
- the dapF gene encoding diaminopimelate epimerase, which produces MIRFDKYHGTGNDFVLVDAAEAVPDRRALATSLCNRETGVSDPASDRVGADGVLFLALEDRYSPPRVVMTLVQPDGSTAAMCGNGARCAAAWAAERTGEAEIMIDTQAGTRHARIEPDGVTIEMGKPAFEPDAVPVVADAPVVDQEIEGYRVTAVNTGVPHAVIFVDDVSEIDLEAVAPAIRHAECFPEGANVNFASQRADGGFDQRTFERGVEGETKSCGTGAVAIAAAARELGLVSGADPVPVTPPGGDLEVTLTDGPAYLWGPVELDFRGEVAGSKPGRLDPTEA; this is translated from the coding sequence ATGATTCGATTCGACAAGTACCACGGAACCGGAAACGACTTCGTACTAGTAGACGCAGCAGAGGCAGTCCCCGACCGACGGGCGCTCGCCACCTCGCTGTGTAACCGCGAGACCGGCGTTTCAGACCCCGCAAGCGACCGCGTGGGCGCAGACGGCGTGCTCTTTCTCGCGCTCGAAGACCGCTACTCGCCGCCGCGCGTCGTCATGACGCTCGTCCAGCCAGACGGCTCGACGGCGGCGATGTGCGGCAACGGCGCGCGGTGTGCGGCGGCGTGGGCCGCAGAACGCACCGGCGAAGCGGAGATAATGATTGATACGCAGGCGGGAACCCGTCACGCCCGCATCGAACCCGACGGCGTGACCATCGAGATGGGAAAGCCCGCATTCGAACCCGACGCCGTTCCGGTCGTCGCAGACGCGCCGGTCGTAGACCAGGAAATCGAAGGCTACCGCGTCACGGCCGTGAACACGGGCGTCCCGCACGCCGTCATCTTCGTGGACGACGTTTCCGAGATCGACCTCGAAGCGGTGGCCCCGGCCATCCGCCACGCAGAATGCTTCCCCGAGGGTGCGAACGTCAACTTCGCCAGCCAGCGCGCAGACGGTGGGTTCGACCAGCGCACCTTCGAGCGCGGCGTCGAAGGCGAGACCAAGTCGTGTGGCACGGGCGCGGTCGCAATCGCTGCCGCGGCGCGCGAACTCGGCCTCGTTTCGGGGGCAGACCCGGTTCCCGTTACGCCGCCCGGCGGCGACCTCGAAGTCACGCTCACCGACGGCCCCGCCTACCTCTGGGGGCCAGTCGAACTCGATTTTCGGGGTGAGGTGGCCGGAAGCAAGCCTGGACGGCTTGACCCGACGGAGGCCTGA
- the lysA gene encoding diaminopimelate decarboxylase, with amino-acid sequence MSGVNPDVRRLSEWGADRLHQLAEAYDTPLYVYDIARVRENARRIRAAFPDAEVSYATKANTSKPVLRALQDEGVGAECASAGEVQRSLDAGFTGSEVRYTAVNPPSEDLDHVCALAADHPLTITIGAADTLDRLAERDFFGKLAVRVNPGVGAGHHAKVTTGTDPKFGVPYDEVPSLLAAAADRGFDVVGIHAHAGSGISGDDLSAHRELVSRMGALARESPVSLEFVNVGGGFGVPYKEAEPPLDIAAVAEATREALGEVDAQLAIEPGRYFVADAGVLLTRVNTAKPTPETLVVGVDAGMTTLVRPAMYGSYHEIRNLAPDAGEREAVETLVAGPICETSDIFATDRVLPAPARGDLLCIGNAGAYGYEMASQYNSRPRPAVVCLDEGEAYLAVRRETLADVTSLEEP; translated from the coding sequence GTGAGCGGCGTGAACCCCGACGTACGCAGACTCAGCGAGTGGGGGGCAGACCGCCTGCACCAGCTCGCAGAGGCCTACGACACGCCGCTGTACGTCTACGACATCGCTCGCGTCCGTGAGAACGCCCGGCGCATCCGCGCAGCGTTCCCCGACGCTGAGGTGAGCTACGCGACGAAGGCAAACACCTCGAAGCCCGTCCTCCGAGCCCTGCAAGATGAGGGAGTTGGCGCGGAGTGCGCCTCAGCAGGCGAAGTCCAGCGCTCGCTGGACGCCGGTTTCACGGGAAGTGAGGTGCGCTACACCGCGGTTAACCCCCCGAGTGAGGATTTAGACCACGTGTGCGCGCTCGCAGCCGACCACCCGCTCACCATCACCATAGGGGCCGCAGACACGCTCGACCGCCTCGCAGAGCGCGACTTTTTCGGCAAGCTCGCCGTCCGCGTGAATCCGGGCGTCGGCGCGGGGCACCACGCGAAGGTGACGACGGGGACCGACCCGAAGTTCGGTGTCCCGTACGACGAGGTTCCATCTTTGCTCGCAGCCGCCGCAGACCGCGGCTTCGACGTGGTCGGAATCCACGCCCACGCGGGCAGCGGCATCTCGGGCGACGACCTCTCCGCCCACCGCGAACTCGTGAGCCGAATGGGCGCGCTCGCCCGCGAGTCGCCCGTCTCGCTTGAGTTCGTCAACGTCGGTGGCGGCTTCGGCGTTCCATACAAAGAAGCCGAACCGCCGCTCGACATCGCAGCAGTGGCCGAGGCGACCCGCGAGGCGCTCGGTGAGGTGGACGCCCAACTCGCCATCGAGCCGGGTCGCTACTTCGTCGCCGACGCGGGCGTGTTGCTCACCCGCGTCAACACCGCGAAGCCGACGCCCGAGACGCTCGTCGTGGGCGTCGATGCCGGAATGACGACGCTCGTCCGACCGGCGATGTACGGTTCGTACCACGAGATTCGAAACCTCGCGCCCGATGCAGGGGAGCGCGAGGCCGTAGAAACGCTCGTCGCAGGCCCAATCTGTGAGACGAGCGATATTTTCGCCACCGACCGGGTTCTGCCAGCACCCGCCCGTGGCGACCTGCTCTGTATCGGTAACGCTGGCGCATACGGCTACGAAATGGCCAGTCAGTACAACTCGCGACCGCGACCCGCGGTCGTCTGTCTCGACGAGGGCGAGGCGTATCTGGCGGTACGCCGCGAAACCCTCGCCGACGTAACCAGCTTAGAAGAACCATGA